The following proteins are encoded in a genomic region of Bacillota bacterium:
- a CDS encoding pyridoxamine 5'-phosphate oxidase family protein, with translation MRRRDREVTNIEEIRKIIDKCKVCNLAMVDKGTPYVIPLNFGYTIEGDMLTLYFHSAKEGRKIDILKENNSVCFSMMVEGMLGHIENPCNSGYYFESVIGFGKVEFITDVDEKCKILSNIVKHQSNQDFSFTQKHTDSIAIYKVTTNDFVGKIKPNPKQM, from the coding sequence ATGAGAAGAAGAGACAGAGAAGTAACCAATATTGAAGAAATCAGAAAAATCATCGACAAATGTAAGGTATGTAATCTTGCAATGGTAGATAAGGGCACCCCGTATGTGATACCGCTCAATTTTGGCTATACCATTGAAGGGGACATGCTGACGCTTTATTTCCACAGCGCTAAAGAAGGACGCAAAATCGATATATTGAAGGAAAATAATTCTGTTTGCTTTTCGATGATGGTCGAAGGAATGCTGGGGCATATCGAAAATCCATGCAATTCGGGATATTATTTCGAAAGCGTGATCGGCTTCGGCAAAGTTGAATTTATAACGGACGTTGATGAAAAATGCAAAATTCTTTCGAATATAGTAAAGCATCAGTCAAATCAGGATTTTTCTTTTACTCAAAAACATACGGACAGCATAGCTATATATAAAGTTACAACGAACGATTTCGTCGGTAAAATAAAGCCAAATCCAAAACAAATGTAA
- a CDS encoding type II CAAX endopeptidase family protein — MEKEKSAAKKRLIIFTSLTIVIAWFVFMLIPICGLTYGKGTVPILILAGAMFVPALSSILTRLITKEGFHNMYLRPRFKGHAKYYLFSYFAPTLLIILSAAVYFLIFPGLFDPQFSTIKQAAEASGKTAANAELVIFAQSLEILIIGPIVNIIPTLGEELGWRGYLLPKLRMFFSDRAALVITGAIWGVWHAPIIAMGHNYGTKYLGYPWLGIFAMIVFCVALGIVEGYITIKVGSAIPAAMIHSAVNAGAGFPIYMIKGGYNTLLGPAITGLVGGLPLIMLAVILFIKAGNKTSKIDVQGIAQELSLDANR, encoded by the coding sequence ATGGAAAAAGAGAAATCAGCGGCAAAAAAGCGTCTTATTATATTCACTTCGCTCACGATTGTGATTGCATGGTTTGTTTTTATGCTGATACCTATCTGCGGTCTGACCTACGGAAAGGGGACAGTGCCTATTTTGATCCTTGCGGGGGCAATGTTTGTCCCGGCGCTTTCCAGTATACTTACAAGGCTCATAACTAAGGAAGGCTTTCATAACATGTATCTGCGCCCCCGCTTTAAGGGACATGCAAAATATTATCTGTTTTCATATTTTGCGCCTACGCTTCTAATCATTTTAAGCGCGGCAGTATACTTTTTGATATTTCCCGGGTTATTCGATCCACAGTTTTCAACTATAAAACAGGCGGCAGAGGCAAGTGGGAAAACGGCTGCTAACGCAGAGCTTGTGATTTTCGCTCAGTCACTTGAGATCTTAATCATCGGGCCTATCGTTAATATAATTCCGACATTGGGAGAAGAGCTTGGTTGGAGAGGATACCTGCTTCCGAAACTTCGTATGTTTTTCTCTGACCGGGCGGCACTCGTAATAACGGGAGCAATATGGGGCGTTTGGCATGCGCCGATAATCGCAATGGGGCACAATTACGGAACTAAGTATCTGGGCTATCCTTGGCTTGGCATCTTTGCGATGATCGTGTTCTGCGTTGCGCTTGGAATCGTTGAAGGCTACATAACTATCAAAGTTGGCAGCGCTATCCCTGCCGCCATGATACATTCGGCTGTAAATGCCGGCGCAGGCTTTCCTATATATATGATAAAAGGCGGATATAATACACTGCTGGGTCCTGCTATTACAGGATTAGTTGGTGGACTGCCCCTTATTATGTTGGCTGTAATCCTGTTCATTAAAGCCGGAAATAAAACGAGCAAAATTGACGTGCAGGGGATTGCCCAAGAATTAAGTTTGGACGCAAATCGCTAA
- a CDS encoding C39 family peptidase: protein MTDNYYNEDIQNCRNFIHVPLCYQETEYTCGVACTQSILARYGIYYRQSALAGILRSQPILGTDYQTILYFMQLLGLKAAMAENMEIDDLKKYISRGITPMLTIQAWPEDEIEYHYDWKDAHYILACGYYDNGIFAMDPYTLGNYTYLSFSELLRRWHAVDKDGVRHIKSGLIIEYENCPIKYNPKAIKHLG, encoded by the coding sequence ATGACAGATAATTATTATAATGAAGATATACAAAACTGCAGAAATTTCATCCATGTCCCGCTATGCTATCAGGAAACCGAATATACCTGCGGAGTTGCGTGCACCCAGTCTATTCTAGCTCGCTACGGCATTTATTACCGTCAGAGCGCGCTTGCAGGCATTTTGCGCTCACAGCCGATTTTGGGCACAGACTATCAAACCATACTTTACTTTATGCAGCTGCTCGGGCTTAAGGCAGCTATGGCTGAAAATATGGAGATCGACGATCTTAAAAAATATATCAGCAGAGGCATAACCCCCATGCTTACAATACAGGCTTGGCCGGAAGATGAAATCGAATATCATTATGACTGGAAAGACGCACATTATATCTTAGCGTGCGGGTATTATGACAATGGCATATTTGCCATGGACCCGTATACGCTTGGAAATTACACTTATCTTAGCTTTTCAGAGCTGCTCAGACGCTGGCATGCGGTCGATAAAGACGGCGTGCGTCATATTAAAAGCGGTTTGATCATAGAATATGAAAATTGCCCCATAAAGTATAATCCAAAAGCGATTAAGCACCTTGGTTAA
- a CDS encoding L-2-amino-thiazoline-4-carboxylic acid hydrolase: MDFAILSRALWLLFHKSFGSQIENSYDKNFSKEVMRLAKKNYFKIISNPPVIGKHNPMLINILFAAFVASVYKAGNGKISPAKMGVIMSDGVEQVSLFKKFIGINDYFSKSWQDKRHRQTLQTQKREYPDDFVCEFIYGETFDEYGINYYECALFKLLKREGCPELAPQMCKFDYVMAKYMNADFKRTKSLATGGDFCDLRYSKKTLEKS, encoded by the coding sequence ATGGACTTTGCAATATTATCAAGGGCATTATGGCTGCTATTTCATAAAAGCTTCGGAAGCCAAATCGAAAACAGCTATGATAAAAACTTTTCAAAAGAAGTCATGAGGCTCGCAAAAAAGAATTATTTTAAAATAATAAGCAATCCTCCCGTAATCGGAAAGCATAATCCCATGTTGATCAACATTCTTTTCGCCGCTTTTGTGGCGTCGGTCTATAAGGCTGGGAATGGAAAAATATCCCCCGCAAAGATGGGTGTGATAATGTCTGACGGTGTGGAGCAGGTATCATTGTTCAAAAAATTCATTGGCATCAACGATTATTTCAGTAAAAGCTGGCAGGATAAGCGGCATAGGCAGACATTACAGACGCAAAAAAGAGAATATCCCGACGATTTTGTCTGTGAATTTATTTACGGCGAAACTTTTGATGAGTACGGAATCAATTATTATGAGTGCGCTCTCTTTAAGCTTTTAAAACGTGAAGGCTGTCCAGAGCTTGCCCCGCAGATGTGTAAATTCGATTATGTCATGGCAAAATATATGAATGCTGATTTTAAACGCACAAAGTCGCTGGCAACCGGGGGAGACTTCTGCGATTTGCGATACAGCAAAAAAACTTTAGAAAAAAGCTAA
- a CDS encoding EAL domain-containing protein, translating into MECINIKTAEQDTCSVKHIIESGKLTVKFQQIISVSRKMVIGVEGLIRGTFPDSGESINADTLFRLAKEEKVSLELDRACREKILGEFNRVYDYDREKLLFINLDSTILEHSVGSGYLLNQVKKNKIDPSNIVIEISEKNVQNDVTLKRFVDAYKQYGFMVALDDVGTGFSNMDRILLVKPDIIKIDYSLIRNIHTDFYKQGIFKSLVILANKIGALVIAEGVESEDEAIQVLRLGGHMIQGFYLSIPAEIEEESSFYSNDKIDLLSNKFKKYINLQYAQKRNKYKELNKIVKESIGTLTEKNCEEFDSSLKEIVSDCEKMECAYILDGSGIQISQTICSNDEKSKRDNRFFYSAKKGTDHSIEKYYYPLTSTKRKRYTTEPYISLATGNLCVTISAVFESNDNKPCIFCADFITDEDAYNIEVRSPNVHAPVRVKSDIAGIIFKINDEMFTDCLTGAYNRRYMKDKLAEDLKTGQPLSIILGDIDLFKEVNDRFGHLAGDDVLKEFVSITKQCIRKDNDWIARYGGDEFLIALVNANETVAERVMEKIRCRCEKTPVIYEDAEIHFTVSLGTYTSHSPSTTLEKIIGLADKNLYAAKNSGRNKSINAGGRSESFLIT; encoded by the coding sequence ATGGAATGTATCAACATAAAAACAGCAGAGCAGGATACCTGTTCTGTCAAACATATCATCGAAAGCGGAAAACTTACAGTCAAATTTCAGCAGATCATTTCGGTAAGTAGAAAAATGGTCATCGGGGTAGAAGGGCTGATAAGGGGCACCTTTCCAGATTCCGGCGAATCGATAAATGCCGACACGCTTTTCCGTTTAGCAAAGGAAGAAAAAGTATCACTTGAACTGGACAGGGCTTGCAGGGAAAAGATCCTTGGCGAGTTTAACAGAGTCTATGATTATGACCGGGAAAAACTGCTTTTTATAAATCTCGATTCAACTATACTCGAACATTCAGTAGGATCAGGGTATCTTCTTAATCAAGTCAAAAAAAACAAAATCGACCCGTCTAATATTGTAATTGAAATAAGTGAAAAAAATGTTCAAAACGACGTTACGCTAAAAAGATTTGTCGATGCCTACAAGCAATACGGCTTTATGGTCGCGCTTGATGACGTTGGAACCGGCTTTTCTAATATGGACAGGATCTTGCTCGTAAAGCCCGATATAATAAAAATCGATTATTCACTCATAAGAAACATACATACCGACTTTTATAAACAGGGCATATTCAAGTCATTGGTCATTCTCGCAAATAAGATAGGTGCGCTTGTCATTGCAGAAGGAGTAGAGAGCGAGGACGAAGCAATACAGGTCTTGCGGCTCGGGGGACATATGATACAGGGCTTCTATCTGTCAATACCGGCAGAAATCGAAGAAGAAAGCTCTTTTTATTCAAATGATAAAATAGATTTACTGAGCAACAAATTTAAAAAATATATTAATTTGCAATATGCGCAAAAAAGGAACAAGTATAAAGAACTCAATAAAATCGTTAAAGAATCGATAGGAACGCTGACCGAAAAAAACTGCGAAGAATTTGACAGCTCACTTAAAGAAATCGTATCGGACTGCGAAAAAATGGAATGCGCTTATATACTTGATGGTAGTGGTATCCAAATAAGCCAGACCATCTGTTCAAATGATGAAAAATCCAAGCGCGATAATCGGTTTTTTTATTCAGCCAAAAAAGGAACCGATCATTCCATTGAGAAGTATTATTATCCGCTCACCAGTACAAAACGGAAAAGATATACGACTGAGCCATACATCTCCCTGGCTACCGGCAATCTGTGTGTTACGATTTCAGCAGTTTTTGAAAGCAATGATAATAAGCCCTGCATCTTTTGTGCGGATTTTATAACAGACGAAGATGCTTATAATATCGAAGTAAGAAGTCCCAACGTGCATGCGCCCGTCAGAGTAAAATCCGATATTGCGGGGATTATCTTCAAAATCAATGATGAAATGTTCACCGACTGCTTAACAGGCGCTTACAACAGACGCTATATGAAAGACAAACTTGCCGAAGATTTAAAAACCGGTCAGCCGCTCTCCATCATACTGGGCGACATAGATCTTTTTAAAGAGGTAAATGATAGGTTTGGGCATCTGGCGGGAGATGATGTTCTTAAGGAGTTCGTAAGTATAACAAAACAGTGCATCAGAAAAGACAATGACTGGATCGCTCGTTATGGCGGTGACGAATTTTTGATAGCACTTGTCAATGCGAATGAAACAGTTGCAGAAAGGGTCATGGAAAAGATAAGATGCAGGTGCGAGAAGACGCCCGTCATTTATGAAGATGCGGAAATTCATTTTACTGTGAGCTTGGGAACCTATACATCGCATTCTCCCAGCACAACGCTTGAAAAGATAATAGGACTTGCGGATAAAAATCTGTATGCTGCCAAAAATTCCGGAAGGAACAAATCAATAAACGCAGGTGGCCGATCGGAGTCATTTCTGATTACCTGA